One stretch of Acropora muricata isolate sample 2 chromosome 12, ASM3666990v1, whole genome shotgun sequence DNA includes these proteins:
- the LOC136893846 gene encoding uncharacterized protein, whose amino-acid sequence MSSAAKRASERPIEERPIPAALTRLDEEMFKKMEFLINTAYYLVHLKLPFSIFPQFFSLQGNNGLTLGNTYMNDHACKEFCKHISQTFKADLQDSLRAAKFISIMADGATDVSCLEEEIVYVRFVSSGAPKTMYVGLEEVEKSKAPGILKAIKSVMDMIDRQWMQKLISAGTDGASVMMGCYSCPEGKGTRGLQGPIQRCPTSCTLPYAYVRQPQHRDHPTSDAAFGGFSTSLGGTVASDAKWGPQLLRFDSKFASPGCSGVNALVQDWSGENNWGYPLRKNDQYLEGHTAFLARTGKVTRPVAVTEQLIKLLPQSSSAFPLVCRIIKARCKEYFHSSLGISVFTLREEFKKHIKPLVSDIPKYGRVRVSIKAKGPGGGSKMCLARSRSDATGGCISNAKRSAPRPDMCPEGNMMMMMMRRRRMACPCRYSDLILCLGRPVPVLSMICNHVIDFIFDSYLHRITRWNPQLLDPASLQMYCDTIFRKGAPLDNCFGFIDGAVRPVCRPGEQQRVLWNGHKRVHALKSQSVVLPSGRIAHMYGPVGSSKDLTMEGDFEGKESVDDCETLLDKLRSQKRVCKMQLTKLYSRLLRLMSGEVTDVEELLTALEATQEKNLDVLQVLEDLIVIYQSKGDEQSLKRAEAEMEKVTTDTDREIATVKEFLTSLTLKTSPMSEASEFQGNPLEEKAPKSNVTGGISVGHVDKNLERIKLPKFNGDKTKFENFWATFESIVDETDEPAKYKMIRLKSCLEGKAEEAISRLGFSGEAYEEAKNTLKRRFGGERRQLQNYLEEIKKIRPLQEVNIQELEKFADILVSTVITLREHNRESELEPGSLLFSLVVEKIPKTMLSRYFCWAFESHQLESLQTLRDWMVEESEYQIKATESTEGLGAKGRQREDDRKKNRAFSTLRVRGHPQFQRRCDFCEGNHGIWTCPRFREESVEERWRVAKDKKLCFRCLSSNHQGKHCFRSRNCGVDGCNRSHHKLLHLSEDVTNRVASVGDANISNISSPTQRVIACENTVGNTEQRPEERSQITTLTSAQYKEVVSLRTVPVWLKSKGKKIKVNAVLDDASTISYVNEEVAGALGLSATYEKVSVNVLNENVETFDSMPVSLTLESCDGNVKIPFQALTCPRRVTGTYKIVDWQKYQSRWPHLSVCKFPDPAADPMVDLLIGQDQINLHFSKCDVKGDPGEPVARLGPLGWSCIGHPDRRTIAKEIQTNLAYTLFCRPRVFDEINDSLKRFWEIETLGTQKSKPCIMTVEEKIAFEKVNQSLVHDGERYQVAVPWKSDCPTLPNNFEMACSRLKNTEKRLLRQPIVGQEYNQIIASYLDKGYIHKIKETDKEPPIVWYLPHFPVCRPERMTTKTRIVFDASAKFQGTSLNEELYAGPKLQNSLFDVLLRFRRFPVAVACDVSEMYLQIRIPIEDRSKFRFLWRNLEVDQKPDIYEFERVVFGYASAPFRAQFVSQENARIYQKEFPHASTTVCKSTYMDDSLDSVRDNQTAIQLFEELQGLWAKAGMKARKWLSNSPEVLTKIPQELRAYEINLKDSLPPAKTLGILWRAQQDVLTFQAKKLPEEDKLTKRIIPSKVAGVFDPLGLAGPFVVCAKILLQEMWTKGLDWDEPIDHELSSRAKTWFSELEVLQEISVPRCLQESKPEKSFSVQTFVDASSEAYGAVSYLRSEYAQGCYVVRIIASKTRVCPLSPMSTPRLELMAAVLGLRLTLSILAALDISIDHARFWSDSMNVLYWIRGKGKQYLPFVANRIGEIQSQSNPEQWQYVETEENPADLCSRGLSASRLKDNSLWWRGPDFLTKHESEWSKAKIKEGSEVKTEAKRKLTLTSSLNFVLPHMPQNRKWRLHPSNWSSWLRLTRVCAWVLRFVQNCRSSRQERLSESLSPEEIENAEILIIREAQQAAFTEEYHALQENKLISKKSRLKTLVPMLDEDGLIRCDGRLRFAEFLPYDMRFPIILPRGSWTTKLIVKHSHEAGHHVSGISHIRANLSTKYWIPAAREEIRQWENECNECKRRKARVAQQIMAPLPLVRLQLPLRAFTRVSVDYGGPFITVQGRGKRREKRWLCLFTCLTCRAVHLEMSFGLDTDSFLKCFVRMASRQGYPQEIVSDRGTNFIGADWELRELLDALNRDKIKDQTVNKGVKWFFNPPLAPHFGGVHEVMIKAAKKAIRAILSDADVNDEELMTTFTGVEALMNSRPLTYQ is encoded by the exons ATGAGCTCAGCAGCGAAACGTGCAAGCGAGAGGCCAATAGAGGAAAGACCTATTCCTGCTGCATTGACCAGACTTGATGAAGAAATGTTTAAGAAAATGGAATTTCTTATCAACACAGCATATTATTTAGTGCATTTAAAACTCCCATTTTCTATCTTCCCACAGTTTTTTTCATTGCAAGGAAACAATGGTTTGACCCTTGGAAACACATACATGAATGATCACGCTTGTAAAGAGTTTTGCAAACACATCTCTCAGACCTTCAAGGCAGATCTCCAGGATTCTTTACGTGCTGCCAAGTTTATATCTATTATGGCTGATGGAGCAACGGATGTCTCATGTTTAGAAGAGGAAATCGTGTACGTGAGATTTGTATCAAGTGGGGCTCCAAAAACAATGTATGTTGGGCTGGAAGAGGTTGAAAAATCCAAGGCACCAGGAATTTTAAAGGCAATCAAGTCTGTCATGGATATGATTGACCGACAGTGGATGCAGAAATTAATAAGCGCAGGCACTGATGGCGCATCTGTGATGATGG GAtgttacagctgcccagagggaaagggcacaagaggacttcaaggtcctattcaaaggtgccccacctcatgCACTCTCCCATACGCATACgtaagacagccacagcaccgggatcaccctactagCGATGCAGCTTTTGGAGGCTTTTCCACCTCCCTGGGCGGCACTGTGGCCAGCG ATGCCAAATGGGGTCCCCAGCTTCTGCGTTTTGACTCCAAGTTTGCTTCTCCTGGTTGCAGCGGTGTCAATGCTCTGGTGCAGGACTGGAGTGGAGAGAATAACTGGGGTTACCCTCTG CGCAAAAACGACCAGTATCTTGAAGGCCACACAGCTTTCCTTGCTAGAACCGGCAAGGTTACTCGTCCTGTAGCTGTGACTGAGCAGTTGATTAAGCTTTTGCCACAGTCTTCCTCTGCATTCCCATTAGTTTGCAGAATTATCAAAGCTAGGTGTAAGGAGTATTTCCATTCTAGTTTGGGCATTTCTGTTTTCACTTTAAGGGAAGAATTTAAGAAGCATATTAAGCCACTTGTTAGCGATATTCCTAAGTACggcagggttagggttagtatAAAGGCTAAGGGTCCTGGCGGGGGAAGTAAGATGTGCTTGGCCCGTTCCAGATCTGATGCGACTGGTGGATGCATATCTAACGCGAAAAGGAGTGCCCCAAGGCCAGATATGTGCCCAGAGGgaaatatgatgatgatgatgatgaggaggagGAGAATGGCGTGTCCTTGTCGCTACAGCGACCTGATTCTCTGCCTTGGAAGGCCAGTTCCTGTACTCAGTATGATTTGTAACCATGTCATTGACTTTATTTTCGATTCCTATCTGCATCGCATCACCAGATGGAATCCACAGCTGCTTGACCCTGCTTCTCTTCAGATGTACTGTGACACGATTTTTAGGAAAGGTGCTCCATTGGATAACTGTTTCGGATTCATTGACGGCGCAGTGCGACCAGTTTGCAGGCCTGGAGAGCAACAGAGGGTGCTATGGAATGGGCACAAGAGGGTACATGCCCTGAAATCCCAGTCTGTTGTCTTACCTTCAGGGAGAATAGCACACATGTATGGGCCAGTAG GTTCATCCAAAGATTTAACAATGGAAGGAGATTTTGAAGGTAAAGAAAGCGTCGACGATTGCGAGACATTGTTGGATAAATTAAGAAGTCAAAAGCGAGTGTGCAAAATGCAGTTAACGAAATTATATTCTCGTTTGTTGAGACTGATGTCAGGAGAAGTGACTGACGTCGAGGAGCTTTTAACTGCTCTAGAAGCAACACAGGAAAAGAATTTGGATGTCTTGCAAGTTTTGGAGGATTTAATCGTTATTTATCAATCGAAGGGAGACGAGCAAAGTTTGAAACGTGCCGAAGCCGAGATGGAGAAAGTAACGACGGATACGGACAGAGAAATTGCTACTGTAAAGGAATTTTTGACCTCACTTACATTGAAAACATCGCCAATGAGTGAAGCATCTGAGTTTCAAGGTAACCCGCTAGAAGAGAAGGCTCCAAAGTCAAACGTAACAGGAGGGATATCAGTTGGTCATGTGGATAAGAATTTAGAACGGATTAAGTTGCCAAAATTTAATGGAGACAAGACtaaattcgaaaatttttgGGCAACTTTTGAAAGTATCGTGGACGAAACCGATGAACCGGCCAAGTATAAAATGATCCGATTAAAATCGTGCCTTGAAGGCAAGGCAGAAGAAGCAATCTCAAGGTTGGGGTTCTCCGGAGAAGCCTACGAAGAAGCAAAAAACACATTAAAGCGTAGATTTGGTGGAGAAAGACGGCAGCTTCAGAACTACttggaagaaatcaagaaaattcgTCCACTTCAAGAGGTAAACATTCAGGAACTTGAGAAGTTTGCTGATATCCTTGTATCCACAGTTATAACTCTCCGTGAACACAACCGTGAAAGTGAGTTAGAACCTGGTAGTCTCCTCTTCTCTCTCGTTGTAGAGAAAATCCCGAAGACCATGCTGTCAAGATATTTCTGCTGGGCCTTTGAGAGTCATCAATTGGAATCACTTCAAACCCTTCGAGATTGGATGGTCGAGGAATCCGAGTACCAAATAAAGGCTACAGAGAGCACTGAGGGCCTTGGTGCCAAGGGTAGGCAGAGAGAAGATGACCGAAAGAAAAATCGTGCGTTCAGTACTTTAAGAGTAAGAGGGCACCCTCAGTTTCAGAGGAGGTGTGACTTTTGTGAGGGGAATCACGGAATATGGACCTGCCCACGATTCAGAGAAGAAAGTGTTGAGGAGAGATGGAGAGTCGCTAAagacaagaaattgtgttttcgCTGTTTGTCTAGCAATCATCAAGGAAAGCACTGTTTTCGATCAAGAAATTGCGGAGTAGATGGTTGTAATAGAAGTCACCACAAGTTGCTTCATCTTTCGGAAGATGTCACTAATCGAGTAGCGTCTGTTGGAGAtgcaaatatttcaaatatatcgTCACCCACTCAAAGAGTCATTGCATGTGAAAACACTGTGGGGAACACCGAACAACGACCCGAAGAGCGTTCACAAATTACCACCTTAACGTCTGCGCAGTACAAAGAAGTTGTATCCCTTCGAACTGTACCAGTTTGGCTCAAATCGAAAGGGAAGAAAATTAAAGTCAACGCAGTCCTGGATGATGCCAGTACTATTTCTTATGTTAACGAAGAGGTCGCTGGAGCTCTTGGTTTATCTGCTACGTACGAAAAGGTTTCAGTTAATGTTCTAAACGAGAATGTAGAGACATTTGACTCAATGCCTGTTAGCTTAACTTTGGAGAGCTGTGACGGAAACGTGAAGATACCCTTCCAGGCTCTGACTTGCCCTCGTCGAGTGACCGGAACCTACAAGATAGTTGATTGGCAAAAGTATCAGAGCAGATGGCCTCATCTGAGCGTTTGCAAGTTCCCAGACCCTGCTGCTGACCCGATGGTTGATTTGCTCATCGGACAGGACCAAATCAATCTACATTTTTCCAAATGCGATGTAAAAGGGGACCCAGGAGAGCCCGTAGCCAGGTTAGGTCCATTGGGATGGTCTTGTATTGGCCACCCAGACAGAAGAACTATTGCCAAAGAGATACAAACGAATTTAGCTTACACACTTTTCTGTAGACCACGGGTGTTTGACGAAATTAACGACTCATTGAAGCGCTTCTGGGAAATCGAAACTCTGGGAACTCAAAAATCCAAGCCGTGTATTATGACAGTTGAAGAGAAAATTGCTTTTGAGAAGGTGAATCAATCCTTAGTCCACGATGGTGAACGTTACCAAGTGGCCGTTCCATGGAAGTCAGACTGCCCCACCCTACCGAACAACTTCGAAATGGCATGCAGTCGATTGAAAAACACAGAGAAGCGTCTGTTAAGGCAGCCTATAGTGGGACAAGAGTACAACCAGATTATCGCGTCGTACTTAGACAAGGGTTACATTCACAAGATAAAGGAGACAGACAAAGAACCGCCTATTGTCTGGTATCTTCCTCATTTCCCAGTTTGTCGTCCCGAAAGAATGACAACCAAGACGAGAATAGTCTTTGATGCCAGTGCCAAGTTTCAGGGAACGTCTTTGAACGAAGAGCTTTATGCAGGACCTAAGCTCCAAAACAGTCTGTTTGATGTGCTTCTGCGATTCCGTCGTTTTCCCGTTGCAGTTGCCTGTGATGTAAGTGAGATGTACTTACAGATTCGTATCCCAATAGAAGATCGTTCAAAGTTCAGATTTCTCTGGAGGAATTTAGAAGTTGATCAAAAGCCTGATATCTACGAATTTGAACGAGTGGTATTCGGTTACGCTTCAGCCCCCTTTCGCGCACAGTTCGTGTCCCAGGAAAACGCAAGAATTTACCAGAAAGAGTTTCCTCATGCATCCACCACAGTCTGTAAGTCTACCTATATGGATGACTCACTAGATTCCGTGAGGGACAACCAGACGGCTATTCAGCTATTTGAAGAACTCCAAGGTCTGTGGGCAAAGGCCGGAATGAAAGCCAGGAAATGGCTCAGTAATTCACCGGAAGTGCTAACAAAGATTCCTCAAGAGCTACGAGCCTATGAGATCAACCTTAAAGATAGCTTACCTCCTGCAAAGACCCTTGGCATTTTATGGCGAGCCCAGCAAGACGTTTTGACTTTTCAAGCTAAAAAACTGCCTGAAGAAGACAAACTTACCAAGCGGATTATTCCCAGCAAAGTAGCGGGAGTTTTTGATCCTCTAGGTCTCGCTGGCCCTTTTGTCGTATGTGCAAAAATCCTCTTACAGGAAATGTGGACCAAGGGCCTCGACTGGGACGAACCTATTGATCACGAACTTTCAAGTCGAGCAAAAACATGGTTCTCTGAATTGGAGGTTTTGCAGGAGATTAGTGTTCCAAGATGCCTTCAAGAATCGAAACCCGAAAAGTCCTTTTCCGTGCAAACTTTCGTTGACGCCTCAAGTGAAGCATATGGTGCAGTGAGCTATCTAAGAAGCGAGTATGCTCAAGGCTGCTATGTCGTTCGAATCATCGCATCAAAAACAAGAGTTTGTCCATTGTCACCGATGAGCACTCCTAGATTAGAATTGATGGCAGCCGTTCTAGGTCTCCGTTTAACACTTTCGATCCTTGCTGCCCTGGACATTTCTATTGACCACGCTCGATTTTGGTCTGACAGTATGAATGTCCTGTATTGGATTCGAGGCAAAGGAAAGCAGTACCTTCCGTTTGTGGCAAACAGAATCGGAGAGATCCAAAGCCAGTCAAACCCGGAGCAATGGCAATACGTGGAAACAGAAGAGAATCCTGCTGATCTATGTTCCCGTGGTCTTTCAGCGTCGCGCCTTAAAGACAACTCCTTATGGTGGAGAGGGCCCGATTTTCTGACGAAGCACGAGTCTGAATGGTCAAAGGCTAAGATTAAAGAAGGATCAGAAGTAAAGACGGAAGCGAAGAGAAAGTTAACATTGACGTCATCACTGAACTTCGTGCTACCCCACATGCCGCAGAATCGCAAGTGGAGACTCCATCCTTCTAACTGGTCCAGTTGGCTAAGGCTCACCAGAGTTTGCGCATGGGTCCTGAGGTTCGTTCAAAACTGCAGATCTTCCCGTCAAGAACGTCTTTCAGAGTCATTGTCCCCTGAGGAAATAGAAAACGCTGAAATACTAATTATCCGTGAAGCTCAGCAAGCCGCATTTACGGAGGAGTATCATGCCCTCCAAGAGAACAAgttgatttcaaagaaaagcCGTTTGAAAACACTAGTGCCTATGCTAGACGAAGATGGTCTGATCCGCTGCGATGGTCGTCTGCGATTCGCAGAGTTCCTTCCCTACGACATGCGATTTCCCATTATCCTCCCAAGAGGAAGCTGGACAACAAAATTGATCGTAAAACATTCCCATGAAGCTGGACATCACGTCTCAGGAATAAGCCACATCCGTGCAAACTTGTCCACCAAATACTGGATACCAGCAGCACGAGAAGAAATACGCCAAtgggaaaatgaatgcaacgaATGTAAGAGACGAAAAGCAAGAGTTGCTCAACAGATCATGGCTCCACTGCCCCTTGTTCGACTGCAATTGCCACTTCGAGCATTTACTCGAGTCTCAGTTGACTATGGTGGCCCTTTTATCACCGTCCAGGGTCGGGGAAAACGAAGAGAAAAACGCTGGTTGTGTCTATTCACCTGCCTAACATGTCGTGCAGTACATTTGGAGATGTCGTTTGGCTTAGACACTGACAGTTTTCTTAAGTGTTTCGTTCGAATGGCAAGTCGCCAGGGATATCCTCAAGAGATCGTTAGTGATAGAGGAACAAATTTCATCGGAGCTGACTGGGAACTTCGGGAGTTACTGGATGCTTTGAATCGAGACAAGATCAAAGACcaaactgtaaacaaaggagtGAAATGGTTCTTTAATCCACCTTTGGCGCCCCATTTTGGAGGAGTTCATGAAGTTATGATCAAGGCAGCAAAAAAGGCTATTCGAGCGATCCTTAGTGATGCGGACGTCAACGACGAAGAATTAATGACAACATTCACTGGTGTTGAAGCGTTGATGAATTCTCGCCCTCTTACGTATCAATAA